A window of the Henckelia pumila isolate YLH828 chromosome 3, ASM3356847v2, whole genome shotgun sequence genome harbors these coding sequences:
- the LOC140890390 gene encoding protein LIGHT-DEPENDENT SHORT HYPOCOTYLS 5-like, translating into MDSASGAGPSGSTGGGEGSTAAPPSRYVAQKRRDWTTFLQYLKNHKPPLSLGRCSGAHVIEFMKYLDQFGKTKVHVASCPCFGQPTPSAPCACLLKQAWGSLDSLIGRLRAAYEENGGRPESNPFGAKAVRIYLREVRETQAKARGIPYDKKKKKRKRPSSTTTHADADADADADAASSHGGGQHDDGGDSC; encoded by the coding sequence ATGGACTCCGCATCTGGGGCTGGCCCCAGCGGTAGCACAGGCGGCGGCGAGGGGTCAACGGCTGCTCCACCGAGCCGCTACGTGGCGCAGAAGCGGCGGGACTGGACCACCTTCTTACAGTACTTGAAGAACCACAAGCCGCCGCTGAGCCTGGGGCGATGCAGTGGAGCTCACGTGATTGAGTTCATGAAGTACTTGGATCAGTTCGGGAAGACCAAAGTGCATGTGGCCAGCTGCCCGTGCTTCGGTCAGCCCACCCCCTCTGCCCCATGCGCCTGCTTGCTGAAGCAGGCGTGGGGCAGCCTCGACTCCCTCATCGGACGGCTGAGAGCGGCCTACGAAGAGAACGGGGGCAGGCCCGAGTCAAACCCTTTTGGAGCCAAAGCTGTGCGCATATATCTCAGAGAAGTCAGAGAAACACAAGCCAAGGCTAGAGGAATACCTTATGacaagaagaaaaagaagaggaAAAGACCCTCCTCCACCACTACTCATGCTGATGCTGATGCTGATGCTGATGCTGATGCCGCCAGTAGTCACGGCGGCGGCCAACATGACGACGGTGGCGACTCCTGTTGA